The following proteins come from a genomic window of Halomarina ordinaria:
- a CDS encoding magnesium transporter, protein MTVRDVAREAYREGVSALAASAVGGLLAGVVLGGMRAEFEAVPGLLVLVPALLATRGNVYGALGARVSTALHQGLITPSVGEADDRLRAAVVAAIGNGIVASVFAATAAFLVLRLLAMPAAPLSTLVAISLVASLLSGTVLAAIVVAVVFAGYRRGYNPDTLVGPIVTTAGDVFGVTFLFLAVRLVLEVGG, encoded by the coding sequence ATGACCGTCCGCGACGTGGCCCGTGAGGCCTACCGGGAGGGGGTGTCCGCGCTCGCGGCGAGTGCGGTCGGCGGCCTGCTGGCGGGGGTCGTCCTCGGCGGGATGCGCGCGGAGTTCGAGGCCGTCCCGGGGCTCCTCGTGCTCGTCCCGGCGCTGCTCGCCACGCGCGGCAACGTCTACGGCGCGCTGGGCGCGCGCGTCTCGACCGCGCTCCACCAGGGGCTCATCACCCCGTCCGTCGGCGAGGCGGACGACCGCCTCCGGGCGGCGGTGGTGGCGGCCATCGGCAACGGCATCGTCGCGAGCGTCTTCGCGGCGACGGCGGCGTTCCTCGTCCTGCGACTGCTCGCCATGCCCGCCGCGCCGCTCTCGACGCTCGTCGCCATCTCGCTGGTCGCCTCCCTGCTCTCGGGGACCGTCCTCGCCGCCATCGTCGTGGCCGTGGTGTTCGCCGGCTACCGCCGGGGGTACAACCCCGACACGCTCGTGGGCCCCATCGTGACCACCGCCGGCGACGTCTTCGGCGTCACCTTCCTCTTTCTCGCCGTCCGCCTCGTGCTGGAGGTGGGCGGGTGA
- a CDS encoding magnesium transporter, producing the protein MTTEWTVRAITRAMLPVLLVLTLVEIGSGLVLGGFEATLLRYPSLLVLVPVTIGTAGNLGSILAARLSTAFHLGTLSFGADETLLGNGVATVALALTVFPLVGVGAWALSTLTGGARLPPLTVVVVAALSGGVLAVLAVVVTVVATYAAYRFELDPDDVVIPVVTNTCDVLGVVVLFVVVQLLV; encoded by the coding sequence GTGACGACCGAGTGGACCGTCCGGGCCATCACCAGGGCGATGCTCCCCGTCCTGCTCGTGCTCACGCTCGTCGAGATCGGGAGCGGCCTCGTCCTCGGCGGGTTCGAGGCGACGCTGCTCCGCTACCCGTCGCTGCTGGTGCTCGTCCCCGTCACCATCGGGACGGCGGGGAACCTCGGGAGCATCCTCGCGGCGCGCCTCTCGACGGCCTTCCACCTGGGGACGCTCTCGTTCGGCGCCGACGAGACGCTCCTCGGCAACGGCGTGGCGACGGTCGCCCTCGCGCTCACCGTCTTCCCGCTGGTGGGGGTGGGTGCGTGGGCGCTCTCGACGCTGACCGGCGGGGCGCGACTCCCGCCGCTCACGGTCGTCGTCGTGGCGGCACTCAGCGGCGGCGTCCTCGCCGTCCTCGCCGTCGTCGTGACGGTGGTGGCGACGTACGCCGCCTACCGGTTCGAACTCGACCCGGACGACGTGGTCATCCCCGTCGTGACGAACACCTGTGACGTCCTCGGCGTCGTCGTGCTGTTCGTCGTCGTGCAACTGCTCGTCTGA
- the pfdA gene encoding prefoldin subunit alpha, with protein sequence MGGGGGQMQELQQQLQLIDQEIEALREEIDEFQTEQTEIDDAVEAIETLDDGDTVQVPLGGGAYLRAEVQDMSRIVVGLGGGYSAERDEEGAKASLERKQELLDDRIDEVREDISDLEDESDQLEQRAQQMQQQQMQQMQQQMQQQQQQQGDQDDE encoded by the coding sequence CTGGGTGGTGGCGGCGGTCAGATGCAGGAACTCCAGCAGCAGCTCCAGCTCATCGACCAGGAGATCGAGGCGCTGCGCGAGGAAATCGACGAGTTCCAGACCGAGCAGACCGAGATCGACGACGCCGTCGAGGCCATCGAGACGCTCGACGACGGCGACACCGTCCAGGTGCCCCTCGGCGGCGGCGCCTACCTCCGCGCGGAGGTCCAGGACATGAGCCGCATCGTCGTCGGTCTCGGCGGCGGCTACTCCGCCGAGCGCGACGAGGAGGGCGCGAAGGCCAGCCTCGAACGCAAGCAGGAGCTCCTCGACGACCGCATCGACGAGGTGCGCGAGGACATCTCCGACCTCGAAGACGAGAGCGACCAGCTCGAACAGCGCGCCCAGCAGATGCAACAGCAGCAGATGCAGCAGATGCAACAGCAGATGCAGCAACAGCAGCAGCAGCAGGGCGACCAGGACGACGAGTAA
- a CDS encoding signal recognition particle protein Srp54 yields MVLDNLGSSLRGTLDKLQGKTRLSKEDVDEVVKEIQRSLLQADVDIDIVMDLSESIRTRALEEDPPAGTSARDHVLRIVYEELVALIGDSTQLPLEPQTILLAGLQGSGKTTTAAKMAWWFSKKGLRPAVIQTDTFRPGAYEQSRQMCERAEVQFYGDPDEEDPVAIARDGLEEAEDADVRIVDTSGRSGLNEELIEELKDIESFVQPDSNLLVLDAAIGQGAKDQAQAFGDAVGIDGVVITKLDGTAKGGGALAAVNETDSTIAFLGTGETVQDIERFEPNGFISRLLGMGDLKQLAERVERAMQSTGEDDDWDPEDMMKGQFTLHDMRKQMQAMNNMGPLDQVLDMIPGLGGGLMDQLPDDAMDVTQDRLRDFEVIMDSMTDEELRNPRVIGAERTERIARGSGKPAERVGELLEQHRMMERMIKQFQGMGDGDMQRMMKQMEQRGGGGGGGMGGMGPFGD; encoded by the coding sequence ATGGTACTCGACAATCTCGGCAGTTCTCTCCGCGGGACCCTGGACAAGCTCCAGGGGAAGACCCGCCTGAGCAAGGAGGACGTCGACGAGGTGGTCAAGGAGATCCAGCGGTCGCTGTTGCAGGCCGACGTCGACATCGACATCGTGATGGACCTCTCGGAGTCCATCCGCACCCGCGCGCTGGAGGAGGACCCGCCGGCCGGCACCTCCGCCCGCGACCACGTCCTCCGCATCGTCTACGAGGAACTCGTCGCGCTCATCGGCGACAGCACGCAGCTCCCGCTCGAACCCCAGACCATCCTCCTCGCCGGCCTCCAGGGGTCGGGGAAGACGACCACCGCGGCGAAGATGGCGTGGTGGTTCTCGAAGAAGGGACTGCGCCCGGCGGTCATCCAGACCGACACGTTCCGACCGGGGGCGTACGAGCAGTCCAGACAGATGTGTGAACGCGCGGAGGTGCAGTTCTACGGCGACCCCGACGAGGAGGACCCCGTCGCCATCGCCCGCGACGGCCTCGAAGAGGCCGAGGACGCCGACGTCCGCATCGTCGACACCTCGGGGCGCTCCGGGCTGAACGAGGAACTCATCGAGGAACTGAAGGACATCGAGTCGTTCGTCCAGCCGGACTCCAACCTGCTGGTGCTCGACGCGGCCATCGGGCAGGGCGCGAAGGACCAGGCCCAGGCGTTCGGCGACGCGGTCGGTATCGACGGCGTCGTCATCACGAAGCTCGACGGGACGGCGAAGGGTGGTGGCGCCCTCGCGGCGGTCAACGAGACGGACTCGACTATCGCCTTCCTCGGGACCGGCGAGACGGTCCAGGACATCGAGCGCTTCGAGCCCAACGGCTTCATCTCCCGGCTGCTCGGCATGGGCGACCTGAAACAGCTCGCCGAGCGCGTCGAGCGGGCGATGCAGTCGACGGGCGAGGACGACGACTGGGACCCCGAGGACATGATGAAGGGGCAGTTCACCCTGCACGACATGCGAAAGCAGATGCAGGCGATGAACAACATGGGGCCGCTCGACCAGGTCCTCGACATGATTCCCGGGCTCGGGGGCGGGCTGATGGACCAGTTACCCGACGACGCGATGGACGTCACCCAGGACCGCCTGCGCGACTTCGAGGTCATCATGGACTCGATGACCGACGAGGAACTGCGCAACCCCCGCGTCATCGGCGCCGAGCGCACCGAGCGCATCGCCCGCGGCTCCGGCAAACCCGCCGAACGGGTCGGCGAACTGCTCGAACAGCACCGCATGATGGAGCGGATGATAAAGCAGTTCCAGGGGATGGGCGACGGCGACATGCAGCGGATGATGAAGCAGATGGAACAGCGCGGCGGTGGCGGCGGCGGCGGGATGGGCGGCATGGGGCCGTTCGGCGACTGA
- a CDS encoding 50S ribosomal protein L31e — MSASDFEERVVTVPLRDVLAEAKHKRAGKAMTAVRAHLAKHFRVDEDDVRLDPSINEAVWSRGRKQPPRKLRVRAARFEEDGQAVVEAETA; from the coding sequence CGCGTCGTGACCGTCCCGCTCCGTGACGTACTCGCGGAGGCCAAGCACAAGCGCGCCGGCAAGGCGATGACCGCCGTCCGGGCGCACCTCGCGAAGCACTTCCGGGTCGACGAGGACGACGTCCGCCTCGACCCCTCCATCAACGAGGCCGTCTGGTCGCGCGGGCGCAAGCAGCCCCCGCGCAAGCTCCGCGTCCGCGCCGCCCGGTTCGAGGAGGACGGCCAGGCCGTCGTCGAAGCCGAGACCGCATAA
- a CDS encoding YihY/virulence factor BrkB family protein, with product MGTTERLRSALDSERLPETVRAVVGLAHERRVTTAAASLGYHAFNTLVPLALFLVIGLSLFGEAETLTRLVSTALGVGSASAESAVRSLSENASGRRRAAVLAFLILAWSAVRTFRATNAAFVSIYGERDGLSVVERAVDVGLATVTIPLALALVAGLGVAFTLAVDGVFWRLASPFLLFAALAVAFFPMYYLFPTDRVTVREVVPGTLLAAGAWTLSALLFRVYASVSQTVHFYGVVGGLLLLLTWLYLGGLAILLGAVVNAVLAGRAAPSDEWLPELQ from the coding sequence GTGGGCACCACAGAACGCCTCCGCAGCGCGCTCGACTCCGAGCGCCTCCCAGAGACGGTCCGCGCCGTCGTCGGCCTCGCACACGAACGAAGGGTGACGACCGCCGCGGCGAGCCTCGGCTACCACGCGTTCAACACGCTCGTCCCGCTGGCGCTGTTCCTCGTCATCGGCCTCTCGCTGTTCGGCGAGGCCGAGACCCTCACCCGGCTCGTCTCGACCGCCCTCGGCGTCGGGTCTGCGAGCGCCGAGTCGGCCGTCAGGTCGCTCTCGGAGAACGCGAGCGGTCGGCGGCGGGCCGCCGTCCTCGCCTTCCTCATCCTCGCCTGGAGCGCCGTGCGCACCTTCCGGGCGACCAACGCCGCGTTCGTCTCCATCTACGGCGAGCGTGACGGCCTCTCCGTCGTCGAACGGGCGGTCGACGTCGGCCTCGCGACGGTCACCATCCCCCTCGCGCTGGCGCTGGTCGCCGGCCTCGGCGTCGCGTTCACCCTCGCCGTCGACGGCGTGTTCTGGCGACTCGCCAGTCCGTTCCTCCTGTTCGCCGCGCTCGCCGTCGCGTTCTTCCCCATGTACTACCTCTTCCCGACCGACCGCGTCACCGTCCGGGAGGTGGTCCCGGGGACGCTGCTCGCCGCGGGCGCGTGGACGCTCTCGGCGCTCCTCTTTCGCGTGTACGCGAGCGTCTCACAGACCGTCCACTTCTACGGCGTCGTCGGCGGCCTGTTGCTCCTGCTCACCTGGCTCTACCTCGGCGGCCTCGCCATCCTGCTCGGCGCGGTGGTGAACGCCGTCCTCGCCGGTCGGGCCGCGCCGAGCGACGAGTGGCTCCCCGAACTGCAGTGA
- a CDS encoding S8 family peptidase: MTEKRSTLTVSRRTVLKTTGALGVASLVPLSRPAGASTLVDDALDTTDDALDTTDDALQEALVVFDSRDRFSLLSEFDLAEGVLEFEVLPVAYTLLTGAQAAALADRAGVRYVEANRDLDYHNADARAVTDVDEVQSDLGYDGEGVHVAVVDSGIDGDHPDLAGAVERNYQWAGNPLDDPTLWLPVGDLDSDDIGHGTHCSGTVAGDGSESNGEDRGMAPAASLTSYSSGAAVSILKAAAAYDHLLANHAGEVSVVSNSYGAASADDYNPDGALQTATWAAFDAGMLPVFSAGNSGPDHDTLNDYAKAPHVLSVAATDDDRAVTDFSSRGRSADAGANYDRETALGNLRAHYDGGTVDGPVGLYRNGVGAPGNAVTSTMSPLDVLNATSPDGDRYYATISGTSMSCPVVSGTAALVVDAYRTATGDDPTPVDVLNTVEATAYEAHESYTPASTGAGFIDALAAVERAASGSLADFDDVRLVEP; this comes from the coding sequence ATGACGGAGAAACGTTCGACACTCACCGTTTCGCGGCGAACAGTACTGAAGACGACCGGGGCACTCGGGGTCGCATCGCTGGTCCCGCTCAGTCGTCCCGCGGGCGCCTCGACGCTCGTCGACGACGCGCTCGATACGACGGACGACGCGCTCGATACGACGGACGACGCGCTCCAGGAGGCGCTCGTCGTCTTCGACTCCCGCGACCGGTTTTCGCTGCTCTCGGAGTTCGACCTCGCGGAGGGGGTCCTCGAGTTCGAGGTCCTGCCGGTCGCCTACACGCTCCTGACCGGGGCGCAAGCGGCGGCGCTCGCCGACCGGGCGGGCGTGCGCTACGTCGAGGCGAACCGGGACCTCGACTACCACAACGCCGACGCCCGTGCGGTGACCGACGTCGACGAGGTGCAGTCGGACCTCGGCTACGACGGTGAGGGCGTCCACGTCGCCGTCGTCGACTCGGGTATCGACGGCGACCACCCCGACCTCGCGGGTGCCGTCGAGCGCAACTACCAGTGGGCGGGCAACCCCCTCGACGACCCGACGCTGTGGCTTCCCGTCGGCGACCTCGACTCGGACGACATCGGCCACGGGACGCACTGTTCGGGCACCGTCGCGGGCGACGGCTCCGAGAGCAACGGCGAGGACCGGGGGATGGCTCCCGCGGCCTCGCTCACCTCGTACTCCTCGGGAGCCGCCGTCTCCATCCTGAAAGCGGCCGCCGCCTACGACCACCTGTTGGCGAATCACGCCGGGGAGGTGAGCGTCGTCTCGAACTCCTACGGGGCGGCCAGCGCCGACGACTACAACCCCGACGGGGCACTCCAGACGGCGACGTGGGCGGCGTTCGACGCCGGGATGCTCCCGGTGTTCTCGGCGGGTAACAGCGGACCCGACCACGACACGCTCAACGACTACGCGAAGGCCCCGCACGTCCTCTCGGTGGCGGCCACCGACGACGACCGGGCCGTCACCGACTTCTCCTCGCGGGGGCGGTCGGCCGACGCCGGTGCGAACTACGACCGCGAGACCGCGCTCGGAAACCTCCGGGCGCACTACGACGGCGGGACGGTCGACGGCCCCGTCGGCCTCTACCGTAATGGGGTGGGGGCCCCGGGGAACGCGGTGACGAGCACGATGTCGCCCCTCGACGTGCTCAATGCGACCAGCCCCGACGGCGACCGCTACTACGCCACCATCTCGGGGACGTCGATGTCCTGTCCGGTCGTCAGCGGGACGGCCGCCCTCGTCGTCGACGCCTACCGGACGGCGACGGGTGACGACCCGACTCCCGTCGACGTGCTGAACACGGTGGAGGCGACCGCGTACGAGGCCCACGAGTCGTACACCCCCGCGAGCACGGGCGCGGGGTTCATCGACGCGCTGGCGGCGGTCGAACGCGCGGCGTCGGGGTCGCTCGCCGACTTCGACGACGTGAGGCTCGTCGAACCGTAG
- a CDS encoding bacterio-opsin activator domain-containing protein, translating into MAAPIHALVVGPVGERLGRRLARDHRIRRTDTPTTADCLLDAGPLRDRPVVEGAAVSPHVVLYESPETPPRALAAGADRCVHLTGDASADAATVAAVVRSALTGDPPSRRETLVRESVDALADVFFLFDTDMRFLAWNRRLITVTGYDASEVVTMEPTDFVADEDEAAIAAAIRRAVRTGRATEEGHLVTRDGEHVPYEFTGTALTDDRDDVVGVCGIGRDITERRRRERTLERRTDRLRTLNRINEVIRNVNGDLVRASTREEVVQSVCGRLADEEPYRFAWLGEYSPGRDRVTPVAHAGEGTAYLDARGDLEFDDGDRTAETAARTGEVVVAQHIADGDGTERWRPAALAADFASAAAIPLRYRGVTHGVLCVYADRPDAFDATERDVLAELGRTVAYAMSALDRRRALIADTVLELAFDLPDGSLFPVAAAREGATVDLVGTVPNGDGTSVQFYRVEGVAPEHVVAATDDTCLDAHVARTDRDGGVVRVTVGRTLADALVDHGGVVDDLHAEGDDARAVTVFPPGTDARSAVAAVEAWCPAATLAARRERTRDSLAADGLLAGLTDRQREVLRRAYLSGYFDSPRANTGADLADSLGISTATFHEHLRVAERKLVERVFADGSPEVG; encoded by the coding sequence ATGGCAGCACCGATTCACGCACTGGTCGTCGGACCGGTGGGTGAACGTCTCGGCCGCCGTCTGGCGCGCGACCACCGGATTCGGCGGACCGACACCCCGACCACCGCCGACTGCCTGCTCGACGCCGGACCGCTCCGCGACCGTCCCGTGGTGGAGGGGGCGGCCGTCTCCCCGCACGTCGTCCTCTACGAGTCGCCGGAGACGCCGCCGCGAGCGCTCGCCGCGGGCGCCGACCGCTGCGTCCACCTGACGGGCGACGCGAGCGCCGACGCCGCGACGGTGGCGGCCGTCGTCCGTTCCGCGCTGACCGGCGACCCGCCGTCCCGACGCGAGACGCTCGTCCGCGAGTCCGTCGACGCGCTCGCGGACGTGTTCTTCCTCTTCGACACCGACATGCGGTTCCTCGCGTGGAACCGTCGGTTGATAACGGTCACCGGCTACGACGCGAGCGAGGTGGTGACGATGGAGCCGACCGACTTCGTCGCCGACGAGGACGAGGCGGCCATCGCCGCCGCGATTCGGCGCGCGGTCCGGACCGGCCGCGCCACCGAGGAGGGCCACCTCGTGACGCGCGACGGCGAACACGTCCCCTACGAGTTCACCGGGACGGCGCTCACCGACGACCGGGACGACGTCGTCGGCGTCTGTGGCATCGGGCGCGATATCACCGAGCGGCGCCGGCGCGAGCGGACGCTCGAACGCCGGACCGACCGTCTGCGGACGCTCAACCGCATCAACGAGGTCATCCGCAACGTCAACGGCGACCTGGTCCGGGCGTCGACGCGCGAGGAGGTCGTCCAGTCGGTGTGCGGTCGCCTCGCCGACGAGGAGCCCTACCGCTTCGCGTGGCTCGGCGAGTACAGCCCCGGCCGCGACCGGGTGACGCCCGTCGCCCACGCCGGGGAGGGGACCGCGTACCTCGACGCCCGTGGGGACCTCGAGTTCGACGACGGCGACCGGACCGCCGAGACGGCCGCCCGGACGGGCGAGGTGGTGGTCGCCCAGCACATCGCCGACGGCGACGGAACCGAGCGGTGGCGACCGGCGGCGCTGGCCGCCGACTTCGCCTCGGCCGCCGCCATCCCGCTCCGGTACCGGGGGGTGACTCACGGCGTCCTCTGCGTCTACGCCGACCGCCCCGACGCCTTCGACGCGACCGAACGCGACGTGCTCGCGGAACTGGGCCGGACCGTCGCCTACGCGATGAGCGCGCTCGACCGGCGGCGCGCGCTCATCGCCGACACCGTCCTCGAACTGGCGTTCGACCTGCCCGACGGGTCGCTGTTCCCGGTCGCCGCCGCCCGCGAGGGGGCGACGGTCGACCTCGTCGGGACGGTCCCGAACGGGGACGGCACGTCGGTGCAGTTCTACCGCGTCGAGGGCGTCGCCCCGGAGCACGTCGTCGCCGCGACGGACGACACCTGTCTGGACGCGCACGTCGCCCGCACCGACCGCGATGGGGGTGTCGTCCGGGTGACGGTCGGACGCACGCTCGCCGACGCGCTGGTCGACCACGGCGGCGTCGTCGACGACCTCCACGCCGAGGGGGACGACGCCCGTGCCGTCACCGTCTTCCCGCCCGGTACCGACGCCAGGTCGGCGGTCGCCGCCGTCGAGGCGTGGTGTCCGGCCGCGACGCTCGCCGCCCGTCGCGAGCGCACGCGCGACTCGCTGGCGGCCGACGGCCTCCTCGCGGGGCTGACCGACCGCCAGCGAGAGGTGCTCCGGCGGGCCTACCTCTCGGGGTACTTCGACTCGCCGCGGGCCAACACCGGTGCCGACCTCGCCGACTCGCTCGGTATCTCGACGGCGACGTTCCACGAGCACCTCCGGGTCGCGGAGCGGAAACTCGTCGAGCGGGTGTTCGCGGATGGCTCTCCCGAGGTCGGGTAA
- a CDS encoding translation initiation factor IF-6, whose protein sequence is MLRAALSGSAYVGVFARATDDCLLIRPDADDDLVAEFAEELEVSALATTIGGSSTVGALVAGNRHGLLASGRLTDAERDAIEGATDRPVTRLPGRINAAGNVVLANDSGAYVHPDLSDEAVEAVEDGLSVPVERGDLAGVRTVGTAAVATNDGVLCHPQSTDAELDFLEDLLSVPADIGTINYGAPLVGSGLVANDYGYIAGRDTTGPELGRIEDALGFID, encoded by the coding sequence GTGCTTCGCGCGGCCCTCTCCGGTTCCGCCTACGTTGGCGTCTTCGCCCGGGCGACCGACGACTGCCTGCTCATCCGACCCGACGCGGACGACGACCTCGTCGCGGAGTTCGCCGAGGAACTCGAGGTGTCCGCCCTCGCGACGACTATCGGCGGCTCCTCGACCGTCGGCGCGCTCGTCGCCGGCAACCGCCACGGGTTGCTCGCCAGCGGCCGCCTCACCGACGCCGAGCGCGACGCCATCGAGGGGGCGACCGACCGCCCGGTGACGCGCCTCCCCGGGCGCATCAACGCCGCCGGGAACGTCGTCCTCGCCAACGACAGCGGGGCGTACGTCCACCCCGACCTCTCCGACGAGGCGGTCGAGGCGGTCGAGGACGGGCTCTCGGTGCCCGTCGAGCGCGGCGACCTCGCGGGCGTCCGGACGGTCGGGACGGCCGCGGTCGCCACGAACGACGGCGTGCTCTGTCACCCCCAGTCGACCGACGCCGAACTCGATTTCCTCGAGGACCTCCTCTCGGTCCCCGCCGACATCGGCACCATCAACTACGGCGCGCCGCTCGTCGGCTCCGGGCTGGTCGCCAACGACTACGGCTACATCGCCGGTCGCGACACCACGGGACCGGAGCTCGGGCGCATCGAGGACGCGCTCGGCTTCATCGACTAA
- the ftsY gene encoding signal recognition particle-docking protein FtsY has product MFDGLKEKLSRFREDAEEAAEEAAAEEADARADADAEAEAATAPEADDAPPATESEASAGDAVPGSDTDAVETDDPTPAEPAAPPADRDAEAEVEEPSATTDHDAGVDADAAGDLEGAGEEEPAGGLGLSRDEAEDEEEFRASFGARAKAFATGGVVIRPEHLDEPLDDLELALLSSDVEMSVAQEILRTIREEVEGTTRAQVQSTGQVVEMALREALVDVISVGQFDFEQRIAAAEKPMVIIFTGVNGVGKTTSIAKLSRYLEERGISSVLANGDTYRAGANEQLREHAAALDRKLIAHEQGGDPAAVIYDAVEYAKANDIDVVLGDTAGRLHTSNDLMAQLEKIDRVVDPDMTLFVDEAVAGQDATQRARQFNEAAAIDGAVLTKADADSQGGAAISIAHVTGRPILFLGTGQGYADLERFDPERIVDRLLGAE; this is encoded by the coding sequence ATGTTCGACGGACTGAAGGAGAAGCTCAGCCGGTTCCGCGAGGACGCCGAGGAGGCCGCGGAGGAGGCGGCGGCCGAGGAAGCCGACGCCCGGGCCGATGCCGACGCCGAGGCGGAGGCCGCGACGGCACCGGAGGCCGACGACGCCCCTCCCGCGACCGAGAGCGAGGCGTCCGCGGGCGACGCGGTCCCCGGTTCCGATACCGACGCCGTCGAGACGGACGACCCGACGCCCGCCGAGCCGGCCGCACCGCCCGCCGACCGCGACGCGGAGGCCGAGGTCGAGGAGCCGTCCGCCACGACCGACCACGACGCCGGTGTCGACGCTGACGCCGCCGGCGACCTCGAGGGCGCGGGTGAGGAGGAGCCCGCCGGCGGGCTCGGTCTCTCGCGCGACGAGGCCGAGGACGAGGAGGAGTTCAGGGCGAGCTTCGGCGCGCGGGCGAAGGCGTTCGCCACCGGCGGCGTCGTCATCCGCCCGGAACACCTCGACGAGCCGCTCGACGACCTCGAACTCGCCCTGCTGTCGAGCGACGTCGAGATGAGCGTCGCCCAGGAGATCCTCCGGACCATCCGCGAGGAGGTCGAGGGGACGACGCGCGCGCAGGTCCAGTCGACCGGCCAGGTCGTCGAGATGGCGCTCCGCGAGGCGCTCGTGGACGTCATCAGCGTCGGCCAGTTCGACTTCGAGCAGCGCATCGCGGCGGCGGAGAAGCCGATGGTCATCATCTTCACCGGGGTCAACGGCGTCGGCAAGACCACCTCCATCGCGAAGCTCTCGCGGTACCTCGAGGAACGCGGTATCTCGTCGGTGCTCGCCAACGGCGACACCTACCGCGCCGGGGCCAACGAGCAGTTGCGCGAGCACGCGGCGGCGCTCGACCGGAAGCTCATCGCCCACGAGCAGGGCGGCGACCCGGCGGCCGTCATCTACGACGCCGTCGAGTACGCGAAGGCCAACGACATCGACGTCGTCCTCGGCGACACGGCGGGTCGGCTCCACACGAGCAACGACCTGATGGCCCAGCTGGAGAAGATAGACCGGGTCGTCGACCCCGACATGACGCTGTTCGTCGACGAGGCGGTCGCCGGTCAGGACGCGACCCAGCGCGCCCGGCAGTTCAACGAGGCGGCAGCCATCGACGGCGCCGTCCTCACGAAGGCCGACGCCGACTCCCAGGGCGGCGCGGCCATCTCCATCGCCCACGTGACGGGTCGCCCCATCCTCTTCCTCGGGACCGGCCAGGGGTACGCCGACCTCGAACGGTTCGACCCCGAGCGCATCGTCGACCGCCTCCTCGGCGCCGAGTGA
- the rpl18a gene encoding 50S ribosomal protein L18Ae yields MSQYTVTGRFQARDGWKDFSKSVEAPNEDVAVEHTYAEFGSKHGLKRTQLEVSGVEA; encoded by the coding sequence ATGAGTCAGTACACGGTGACCGGCCGGTTCCAGGCCCGTGACGGATGGAAGGACTTCTCGAAGTCCGTCGAGGCGCCCAACGAGGACGTCGCGGTCGAGCACACCTACGCCGAGTTCGGGTCGAAACACGGCCTGAAGCGAACGCAGCTCGAGGTCTCCGGGGTGGAAGCATGA
- a CDS encoding metal-dependent hydrolase: MMAVTHVLVGMALASAVVWVAPEFAPLAVVAGALGGAFPDFDLYVGHRRTLHYPVYGSVAGVGALAGALTRPSALTVALACFLLAAGAHAAMDALGGGLELKPWERTSERAVYSHFHDTWLRPRRWVPYDGAPEDLVLSAAVALPLLALHGPLLSRPVVVLLLVGAGYTLLRRRLADVWAALVAAAPPALVAYLPERFVAAR; encoded by the coding sequence ATGATGGCAGTGACGCACGTGCTCGTGGGGATGGCGCTCGCGAGCGCCGTCGTGTGGGTCGCCCCCGAGTTCGCCCCGCTGGCGGTCGTCGCCGGCGCCCTCGGGGGCGCGTTCCCCGACTTCGACCTCTACGTCGGCCACCGCAGAACGCTCCACTACCCCGTCTACGGGTCGGTCGCGGGGGTCGGCGCGCTCGCCGGGGCGCTCACCCGACCGAGCGCCCTCACCGTCGCCCTCGCCTGCTTCCTGCTCGCCGCGGGCGCCCACGCCGCGATGGACGCCCTCGGAGGGGGCCTCGAGCTGAAACCCTGGGAACGCACCTCGGAACGGGCCGTCTACAGCCACTTCCACGACACCTGGCTCCGCCCCCGGCGCTGGGTCCCCTACGACGGCGCGCCGGAGGACCTCGTGCTGTCGGCGGCCGTCGCCCTCCCGTTGCTCGCGCTCCACGGGCCGCTCCTCTCGCGCCCGGTCGTCGTCCTCCTGCTCGTCGGCGCCGGCTACACCCTCCTCCGTCGCCGCCTCGCCGACGTCTGGGCGGCGCTGGTCGCGGCCGCACCGCCCGCGCTGGTCGCATACCTCCCCGAGCGGTTCGTCGCGGCGCGCTGA